A window from Populus trichocarpa isolate Nisqually-1 chromosome 3, P.trichocarpa_v4.1, whole genome shotgun sequence encodes these proteins:
- the LOC7475723 gene encoding (6-4)DNA photolyase yields MQLSLCLSKPAQHLKNPLMAASGSGSIIWFRKGLRIHDNPALEYASKGSDFVYPVFVIDPHYMEPDPKAFSPGSRLAGLNRIRFLLESLVDLDTSLKKLGSRLLILRGEPGQVLTRCLKEWGVKKLCFEYDTDPHYQALDIRVKEYASAAGIEVFSPVSHTLFNPADIIQRNGGKPPLTYQSFLKLAGQPSWASSPLLTSISSLPPVGDVGSCEISEVPTIKDLGYGDIEQEWIPFRGGESEALKRLKESISDKEWVANFEKPKGNPSAFVKPATTVLSPYLKFGCLSSRYFYQCLQDVYKNVQKHTSPPVSLAGQLLWRDFFYTVAFGTPNFDRMEGNKLCKQIPWNDDDELLAAWREARTGYPWIDAIMVQLRKWGWMHHLARHSVACFLTRGDLFLHWERGRDVFERLLIDSDWAINNGNWLWLSCSSFFYQYNRIYSPISFGKKYDPNGDYIRHFLPVLKDMPKEYIYEPWTAPPGIQRKAKCIIGRDYPKPVVYHDSASKECKRKLAEAYALNKKLNGQLSQEDLDNLRRKLEQDEDQEPKIRRQRQKVGHLT; encoded by the exons ATGCAATTATCACTTTGTTTGTCTAAACCTGCCCAGCACTTGAAGAACCCTCTAATGGCTGCATCCGGGTCGGGCTCCATCATATGGTTCAGGAAAGGGCTTCGGATCCACGACAACCCAGCCTTAGAATATGCTTCCAAAGGGTCTGATTTTGTTTATCCAGTTTTTGTGATTGACCCGCATTACATGGAGCCAGATCCAAAAGCCTTCTCTCCAGGGTCAAGGCTCGCCGGTCTGAACCGGATCCGTTTCCTGCTAGAGAGCTTAGTAGATCTCGACACGAGTCTCAAGAAGCTGGGTTCGAGGCTGCTGATATTAAGAGGAGAGCCAGGTCAGGTTTTGACTCGGTGCTTGAAAGAATGGGGTGTGAAAAAGCTTTGCTTTGAGTATGACACTGATCCACATTATCAAGCTTTAGATATTAGAGTTAAG GAATATGCCTCTGCAGCAGGGATTGAAGTTTTTTCTCCTGTCAGTCATACACTTTTCAATCCAGCAGATATCATACAAAGG AATGGAGGAAAGCCCCCACTGACTTACCAATCATTTCTAAAGCTCGCTGGACAACCTTCATGGGCATCATCCCCACTTTTAACCTCTATTTCCTCACTTCCTCCAGTCGGAGATGTTGGAAGCTGTGAGATTTCAGAAGTTCCAACTATCAAAGACCTTGGTTATGGAGACATTGAACAG GAATGGATTCCTTTCAGAGGAGGCGAATCAGAAGCACTGAAGAGGTTGAAAGAATCAATCAGTGATAAG GAGTGGGTAGCAAATTTTGAGAAACCCAAGGGCAATCCTTCTGCGTTTGTAAAACCTGCAACAACTGTGTTATCACCTTACTTAAAG TTCGGCTGTCTCTCTTCCAGGTATTTCTATCAGTGCCTTCAAGATGTCTATAAAAACGTCCAGAAGCACACGTCACCACCTGTATCTCTTGCAGGCCAG TTGTTATGGAGAGATTTTTTCTACACTGTGGCTTTTGGCACTCCCAATTTTGATCGGATGGAGGGCAATAAACTATGCAAGCAG ATACCAtggaatgatgatgatgaattgcTAGCAGCTTGGAGGGAAGCTAGAACAGGATACCCTTGGATTGATGCCATCATGGTCCAG CTCCGCAAGTGGGGTTGGATGCACCATCTAGCACGGCATTCTGTTGCATGTTTTCTCACTCGTGGGGATCTG TTTCTTCACTGGGAAAGAGGTCGTGATGTTTTTGAGAGACTTCTGATTGATTCAGATTGGGCAATAAATAATGGAAATTGGCTATGGCTATCGTGCTCATCCTTTTTTTACCAG TATAACCGTATCTACTCACCAATATCATTTGGGAAGAAGTATGACCCAAATGGTGATTATATAAGACATTTTCTCCCTGTATTGAAAG ATATGCCAAAGGAGTACATCTATGAGCCATGGACAGCTCCACCGGGCATTCAAAGAAAAGCAAAGTGCATAATAGGAAGAGATTATCCAAAACCAG TGGTGTATCATGATTCTGCAAGCAAAGAGTGCAAGAGGAAGTTGGCAGAAGCTTatgcattaaacaaaaaattgaatggCCAGCTGAGCCAAGAAGATTTAGATAATCTAAGGAGAAAATTGGAGCAAGATGAAGACCAAGAGCCAAAAATTAGAAGGCAAAGACAAAAAGTTGGTCACCTGACCTGA
- the LOC7475722 gene encoding cytochrome c oxidase subunit 5b-2, mitochondrial: MWRRLASSHLKTLATASASASVRSTQFLLLNRSPSASVFNRYLSAASVDGAVKKRVEDVMPIATGHEREELEAELEGKKLLDIDFPEGPFGTKEEPSVIKSYYDKRIVGCPGGEGEDEHDVVWFWLEKGKPHECPVCTQHFALEVVGPGGPPDGHGDDDDHHH, translated from the exons ATGTGGAGAAGACTAGCCTCTTCACACCTCAAAACCCTAGCCACCGCCTCCGCCTCCGCCTCCGTCCGATCCACTCAATTCCTGCTCCTTAACCGATCTCCTTCCGCTTCTGTCTTCAATCGCTATCTCAGCGCCGCTTCAG TGGATGGTGCAGTAAAGAAGAGGGTTGAGGATGTAATGCCTATTGCTACTGGGCATGAGCGGGAGGAGCTTGAAGCTGAGCTTGAG GGAAAGAAACTTCTTGATATAGACTTTCCTGAAGGCCCTTTTGGCACAAAG GAAGAGCCTTCTGTTATCAAGTCCTACTATGACAAGAGAATAGTTGGATGCCCTGGAGGTGAAGGAG AGGATGAACATGATGTTGTGTGGTTTTGGCTGGAGAAAGGCAAGCCTCATGAATGCCCAGTGTGCACACAGCACTTTGCG CTTGAAGTTGTGGGCCCTGGAGGACCACCCGATGGACATGGCGATGATGATGATCATCATCACTAG